From a region of the Clupea harengus chromosome 9, Ch_v2.0.2, whole genome shotgun sequence genome:
- the LOC105890399 gene encoding delta(14)-sterol reductase LBR-like, whose translation MTGVFQMSVLLGFCTAGCRCSFLYSPTDLQAFVVSSAVLVGMWIGGVFQACLIVDRIYSLMCACYIVSLLMATLLHLHRRQEHPSNEVHTKTGPLLQDFARGKEINPRIAAIDKKQFFMVWIGFMGWGMVVLCYLLAEIERDGRVSLPMLLVVTFQLLYIVDFLVDEASVLPTKEFTQEGIGFVMIQGEYVYITFYSSTPAFFLLHRPLQISIPTAILIGLLYGGGLVIYYFSNDQKDRFRKDPSDPAFASLKTIASPTGQNLLVSGWFGLVRHPNYLGDIMMSWAWTLPCGKTSEGEYGLLFSFS comes from the exons ATGACGGGTGTGTTTCAGATGTCTGTACTGTTGGGGTTTTGTACTGCTGGATGTAGATGTTCTTTTCTATATTCTCCAACAGATTTGCAAGCGTTTGTTGTGAGCTCAGCCGTCCTGGTGGGGATGTGGATCGGTGGTGTGTTCCAGGCATGTCTGATCGTAGACAGGATCTATTCTCTCATGTGTGCCTGCTacattgtctctctcctcatggCCACACTTTTACATCTGCACAGGCGTCAAGAGCACCCATCAAATGAAGTTCACACTAAAACTG GACCCCTGCTTCAAGACTTTGCTCGAGGCAAGGAGATTAACCCTCGAATTGCTGCCATTGACAAGAAACAGTTTTTCATGGTCTGGATTGGATTTATGGGATGG GGTATGGTTGTCTTATGTTATCTATTGgctgagatagaaagagatggaCGAGTGTCTCTGCCTATGCTTCTTGTGGTGACCTTTCAACTTCTTTACATAGTGGACTTCTTGGTAGACGAG GCCTCAGTTTTGCCAACCAAGGAATTCACACAGGAGGGTATTGGCTTCGTCATGATCCAAGGAGAATACGTATACATTACCTTCTACTCCAGCACTCCTGCATTCTTCCTGCTTCATCGGCCTCTGCAAATCAGTATCCCCACTGCCATTCTCATTGGTCTTCTCTATG GTGGGGGTTTGGTCATTTATTATTTTTCCAATGATCAAAAGGATCGTTTTCGGAAAGACCCCAGTGATCCTGCTTTTGCCA GTCTGAAGACCATCGCGAGTCCCACTGGACAGAACCTGTTAGTGTCCGGCTGGTTTGGATTGGTTCGCCACCCAAACTATCTTGGTGATATTATGATGAGTTGGGCTTGGACTCTTCCCTGTGGTAAGACTTCTGAAGGGGAATATGGGTTACTCTTCAGTTTCTCTTAG